Part of the Streptomyces sp. HSG2 genome, GCGGGTGTCGAGCAGCACGGTGCAGCGGGCGCGCCGGGGCTGCTCCTCGCGGCGGACCATCAACTCGCCGTGACGGGCGGTGGAGCGCCAGTGCACCCTGCGCAGATCGTCTCCGTGGCGGTAGCCGCGTGGGATGACGTCGTCCTCCCCGGTGAGCGCCGGCGCGCCCCGCCGTCCGTCTCCGTACCCCCGTGCCTCCCCGCCGAAGCGGACCGGGGGCAAGGGTTCGACGCGCGGGACCACCAGCAGCTCGTCGGGTGGGGAGAAGGCACGGGTCAGCTCGCACATCCCGAAGGGGTCGGTCAGACGGAGACGGAGGGGCCCGAGCGGGTACCTGCCCCGCAGGTCGGATCGGACCCGGTAGGACACCTCGCGCCGGCCGCCCGCCTCCACCCGGTCGAGGACGAAGCGAGGTCGGGGCCCGAGGACGTACGGCACGCGGTCCTCCAGCATCAGCAGGCCGGTGGGAAGCCGGGAGACGTTCTCGACGTCGAGATGGACGCGGGCCTCGCCGCCGACCGGGACGCGGCGCGGGGTCAGCCGTCGGCCGCTCGCGACGCGGTGGCGGGTGCGGTGGAGGACGGCGGCGCACACCGGCGGGAGCAGGGCCAGCAACAGCCCCACCCGCAACAGGGCGTTCTGTCCCAGGAGGTAGGAGCAGGCGCCGGCGGCCACACCGGCCGCCAGGAAGGAGCGCCCACGGGTGGTCAGACCGGCGAGGACCGACCGGATGCCGTCCAGGCTCGGGCGAGGGGGCCGGGAGCGAGGCGGCCCGACGCCGTTCAGCGGGGCCTCCGGGGTCGGGATTCGGGGCCGTCCTCGCGCGCACGGCGGCCGGTCGTGTGCTCCGCGGTCGCGGGGATCGGAGTGCGCAGGACGATCTCCCGGACGACCTCCTCCGAGGTACGGCGTTCGAGCAGGGCCTGGGCCGTGGGCAGCAGACGATGGGCCAGGACGGCCACCGCGAGGGTCTGGACGTCGTCCGGGGTGACGTACTCCCGGCCGTCCAGGAAGGCCGTGGCCTTCGCCGCGCGCAGCAGGTGCAGCGTGGCGCGCGGCGAGGCGCCGAGTCCGAGGTCGGGGTGCGCGCGGGTGGCGGAGACCAGTTCGACCGTGTAGCGCCGGAGGGACTCGGCCACGTGCACCCCGCGCACGGTGTCGATCAGCTTGACGATGTCCTCCGCGTGGGCGACCGGCCGCAGGTCGTCCAGGGGGCTCGCGCCACCGTGCGTGTCGAGCATGCGCAACTCGGCTTCCGGGGAGGGGTATCCCATCGAGACGCGCGCCATGAAGCGGTCCCGCTGCGCCTCCGGGAGCGGGTAGGTGCCCTCCATCTCGACGGGGTTCTGGGTCGCGACGACGAGGAAGGGGCTGGGCAGTCGGTGGGTCCGCCCGTCGATCGTGACCTGGCGTTCCTCCATCGACTCCAGCAGTGCGGACTGGGTCTTGGGGGAGGCTCGGTTGATCTCGTCGCCGATCACCACCTGGGCGAAGATCGCGCCGGGTTTGAACTCGAACTCCTGGCGACGCCGATCCCAGATGGAGACCCCGGTGATGTCGGAGGGCAACAGGTCGGGTGTGAACTGCACCCGACGCACGGAGCAGTCGACCGACCGGGCCAGGGCCTTGGCCAGCATCGTCTTGCCCACGCCGGGGACGTCCTCGATCAGGAGGTGTCCCTCGGCGAGCAGGACGGTCAGGGCGAGTCGCACGACCTCGGGTTTGCCCTCGATCACCCCCTCCACGGAGCGGCGCACCCGCTCGATCACCGGGGCCGGGTCGGCTCCCGTGCCCGCGTGGTCCCGCGTGGGCACGTCCTCACGGCTCGCCCGATCGTCATAGGTCGTCACCCGGCCCTCCTCGGCCCGTCCCTCGCGCCCCTCCGGGCCGCGAGGGGTCACCCCCGGATCTGCGGACCGCGCCGAACGGCGGGCGGCCCTCCCCGGAACACGTCCCCGGAACACGGACGTCCGCGTCGCCAACGGTCCGCGCGGCGTCCACGGGCATTCTTGCCGCCGTTATCGATTCGTGTCACTCGACTGTGGACAACCGCGCGGGTTCCGTCTGGCTTGCGTCGTATGTCGCCTCTCGGGGGTCGAGCCCACGCGCGTCGCGGTTCAGACGGTCTCCACCTCGCGCAACAGACCCGTCTTCACGTCGAAGACGAAGCCGCGCACGTCGTCGGTGTGGAGAAGGAAGGGCGAGGTGCGCACGCGCCGCACGGACTGTCGGACGTCCTGGTCCACGTCCCGGAAGGACTCCACGGCCCAGGCGGGACGCTGGCCGACCTCCATCTCCAGGTCGTGGCGGAACTCCTCGGTGAGGGACTCCAGGCCGCAGCCGGTGTGGTGGATCAGGACCACCGCCCGGGTCCCCAGGGCTCGCTGGCTGATGGTCAGGGAGCGGATGACGTCGTCGGTGACGACGCCGCCCGCGTTGCGGATCGTGTGACAGTCTCCGAGGTTCAGGCCGAGCGCGGCGTGCAGGTCGAGGCGCGCGTCCATGCACGCGACCACGGCGACCCGGCGCACGGGGCGCGCGTCCATCCCCGGGTCGGTGAACTCCGCGGAGTAGCGCTCGTTGGCCGCGACGAGGCGATCGGTGACGGAACCGTCGTCGGTCGGGGTGGCGTCCCGGTCGGCGGGGGCCGATGCAGAAGTCGTCATGCGGACGACGTTACTGTCCGGCGGCGACCGAACCGGGTGACGGAACGTGAGAAGTACGGACGAAAAGACCTCGGCCTCGGGTGTCCCGGGGTGGTGTGAGGTAGTCCACAAGGGTGGTGGTCGGGTGACCGTTCGGGTGACCTTCGCCGCTCGGTGCGTCGATCCCGCCGGGGCGCGACGCGCAGGCCGGTTGATTGACCGCGGCACGGGGTGGACTAGAGTGACGCGAGGCGGGAGGCACGGGTCTGCCCGCCGGACTGAACGACATCCGGAGGCCGGGGTCCGCGCCCGGGCCTCCCCACGTGCGCGGCGCGCACGTACGGCTCGGCCTCCTCCCGCTCCCGGTCGGCTGACGCTTCGGGCGCCGGCGGACCTCCCCTTCACGAGCGGGCGGGGACCCGGCGGTGCGTCACTCCGCGTCACTCCTGAGAGGCCGTCCCGTTGATCCAGAGTCGACACGTTCCGGTGATGCTCCAGCGGTGCCTTGACTTGTTGGCGCCCGCGCTCACCCGACCCGGAGCCGTGGTCGTCGACTGCACCCTGGGCTTGGGCGGTCACGGCGAAGCCCTGCTCGCCCGCTTCCCCGAGGCCCGACTCGTCGCGCTCGACCGGGACCGGGAGGCCCTGCGTCTCTCTGCGGAGCGGCTCGCCCCGTACGGAGGCCGGGCGACCCTCGTGCACGCCGTGTACGACGAACTGCCCGAGGTTCTCGACCGGCTCGGCGTCCCCCGGGTCCAAGGCGTCCTCTTCGACCTCGGGGTCTCCTCGATGCAGCTCGACGAGGCGGGACGCGGCTTCGCCTACTCCCAGGACGCGCCGCTCGACATGCGCATGGACCAGACCACCGGCATCAGCGCGGCGGAGGTCCTCAACACCTATCCGCCGGGGGACCTGGTCCGCCTCCTGAGGGTGTACGGCGAGGAGAAGCAGGCCAAGCGGATCGTCGCCGCCGTCGTCCGGGAGCGCGAGCGGGAGCCGTTCACCACCAGCGCTCGACTCGTGCAACTGATCCGCGACGCGCTGCCGCAGGCCGCCAAGCGCACCGGCGGCAACCCGGCCAAGCGCACCTTCCAGGCTCTCCGTATCGAGGTCAACGGGGAGCTGGCGGTGTTGGAGCGGGCCGTCCCCGCCGCCGTGAAGAGGCTGGCCGTCGGCGGACGCATCGCCGTGCTGTCGTACCACTCGCTGGAGGACCGCCTGGTGAAGCAGGTGTTCGCCGCGGGCTCCGCCGACACCGCGCCCCCCGGTATCCCGGTGGTGCCCGAGAGGTACGCCCCCCGACTCAAGCTCCTCACCCGCGGTGCCGAACTTCCCACCGAGGAGGAGATCGTCGAGAATCGGCGGGCGGCGCCGGCGCGGCTGCGTGGCGCGGAGCGTGTCAGGGAGGACGTCGAGTGAGCCGGCCCAGGCGGAGGCGCGATCCCGCGGAAGGCCCGGGAGCCCCGGCTCCGCTGCGGGGGAGCGCGGGTGGCTAGGAACACCGGGGGCGGCGGGGCCGCGAGGCTCCGGCCGCCGGGCGGCGCGCGCGCCGCCCGGACACCGTTCATACTGCTCGTCGTCGTGCTGCTCGGCGGCGGTCTGATCGGCCTGCTCCTGCTGAACTCCGCGCTCAGCGCCGGTTCGTTCCGACTGGACGAACTGAAGCGGGAGACCCGGAGTCTCAGCGACGAGGAACAGGCCCTCCAGCGGGACGTGGACGCCCACTCCGCCCCCGAGGCCCTGGAGCGTCGCGCGCGTGAACTGGGCATGGTGCCCGGCACCGACCCGGCCTTCCTGGAACCCGACGGCACCGTGCGGGGGGTGCCTGTCCCCGCTCCGGACGTCGCCCCCCCGCTGGTCTTCGCCCCTGAGGCCCTGACCGGACCGTCGGGGGTCGATCCGGAGGGTGTCGGGCTTCCCGAGGCCCTCGTGGTGGCCCCCGCGTCGGGCACGGGAAGCGGGGAAG contains:
- a CDS encoding DUF58 domain-containing protein; protein product: MNGVGPPRSRPPRPSLDGIRSVLAGLTTRGRSFLAAGVAAGACSYLLGQNALLRVGLLLALLPPVCAAVLHRTRHRVASGRRLTPRRVPVGGEARVHLDVENVSRLPTGLLMLEDRVPYVLGPRPRFVLDRVEAGGRREVSYRVRSDLRGRYPLGPLRLRLTDPFGMCELTRAFSPPDELLVVPRVEPLPPVRFGGEARGYGDGRRGAPALTGEDDVIPRGYRHGDDLRRVHWRSTARHGELMVRREEQPRRARCTVLLDTRAAAHSGSGPSSAFEWAVSGAASVVAHMLERGFSVRLVTDTGRTTPGAEGGEGFGGIGQESAESAGALMDALAVVERSRERDLSPAYDVLRDGSAGLLVAFLGDLDEEQTLVVAAMRRHGGEALCLLLEREEWATAGTEGPTRPEAERDARERTLREAGWTVVRVARGSSLEAAWRQADRERRGGVTAGGGAGAW
- a CDS encoding MoxR family ATPase produces the protein MPTRDHAGTGADPAPVIERVRRSVEGVIEGKPEVVRLALTVLLAEGHLLIEDVPGVGKTMLAKALARSVDCSVRRVQFTPDLLPSDITGVSIWDRRRQEFEFKPGAIFAQVVIGDEINRASPKTQSALLESMEERQVTIDGRTHRLPSPFLVVATQNPVEMEGTYPLPEAQRDRFMARVSMGYPSPEAELRMLDTHGGASPLDDLRPVAHAEDIVKLIDTVRGVHVAESLRRYTVELVSATRAHPDLGLGASPRATLHLLRAAKATAFLDGREYVTPDDVQTLAVAVLAHRLLPTAQALLERRTSEEVVREIVLRTPIPATAEHTTGRRAREDGPESRPRRPR
- a CDS encoding carbonic anhydrase, whose protein sequence is MTTSASAPADRDATPTDDGSVTDRLVAANERYSAEFTDPGMDARPVRRVAVVACMDARLDLHAALGLNLGDCHTIRNAGGVVTDDVIRSLTISQRALGTRAVVLIHHTGCGLESLTEEFRHDLEMEVGQRPAWAVESFRDVDQDVRQSVRRVRTSPFLLHTDDVRGFVFDVKTGLLREVETV
- the rsmH gene encoding 16S rRNA (cytosine(1402)-N(4))-methyltransferase RsmH; its protein translation is MIQSRHVPVMLQRCLDLLAPALTRPGAVVVDCTLGLGGHGEALLARFPEARLVALDRDREALRLSAERLAPYGGRATLVHAVYDELPEVLDRLGVPRVQGVLFDLGVSSMQLDEAGRGFAYSQDAPLDMRMDQTTGISAAEVLNTYPPGDLVRLLRVYGEEKQAKRIVAAVVREREREPFTTSARLVQLIRDALPQAAKRTGGNPAKRTFQALRIEVNGELAVLERAVPAAVKRLAVGGRIAVLSYHSLEDRLVKQVFAAGSADTAPPGIPVVPERYAPRLKLLTRGAELPTEEEIVENRRAAPARLRGAERVREDVE
- a CDS encoding septum formation initiator family protein codes for the protein MARNTGGGGAARLRPPGGARAARTPFILLVVVLLGGGLIGLLLLNSALSAGSFRLDELKRETRSLSDEEQALQRDVDAHSAPEALERRARELGMVPGTDPAFLEPDGTVRGVPVPAPDVAPPLVFAPEALTGPSGVDPEGVGLPEALVVAPASGTGSGEEDTESPKPRGSPGARSPDATASPPTDAPASPPTQGR